The nucleotide sequence TGATCGCCACGTCGTGACGCGATTGACATGCCGCGGCCAAACGCAATCTCCGCGTTGTGTCCTACCGCCCGCCAAGTACCGTTTCGGGCATTTCCACGGCATCCGCATCGTCAGCATCCCGCTCACGCGCGCTTTGCCAATAACCAGGCCACAAACAAACGGCAAAGAAGATCGCTCCGACGATCGTCGCGCTCCAGCCGACAACGGTCTGTGTTTCCTCGGTCCAACCCAGCCACATCACCAACAGGCGATAAGCATTCAGCCCGCTGTTGACGAAAATGTGGCAACCGATCGTCGGCCAAATGGAATCGCTGCGATAGGCCAGGTAGCCGAACCAACACCCCAGCCCCGCTGCTGCGGCGATCGCATGTGGCCCCCCATGGACCAACGCAAACAAAATCGACGTGACGGCAATACCGATGACCGCCCCCCAACGATGAACCAACCGGGTCTGCACATAGCCGCGGAACAAGACCTCCTCGATCACGCCGGGCAGTAATCCAATCAAGACGACAAATGCGATTCCCGAGGCCACCGTGAAATTGTCAAACAATCCTTCAAGCGATGTGTCCGCCGGAATGACCTTTGCGACCTGGATCGCCGCCCACAGCCCGAACGCAAGCGGCAACAGTGAACTGAGCATCGTGACCGGATACACGTGCCATCCCGCCCGGGGCCGGCGCCACGAAATTCGTTGTCGCCATGGAACCGGAGACCTGGAAATGCCAATCCATGCCGCAAGCAAAAAACCGGCTTGCGACATCACCAGGATCAACAGAAAGACCCACGGGTCGGTCAGCAGCGACATCAATTTGGGGCCGATCTGTTGTGGCGGTGTCCCACGCCCCGCCTCGATCACCCCCATGGCGATCCCCCACAACACTTGAAAGCCGACGGCCAGCACCAATCCCAGCATCAGTGCCACAAAGACCGTCCATACTCGCGGGCGACCGTTCGCCGAAACGTCACCGGACATTGAATCGGCGTCGCCGCCAGGGACTCGGCGACCTTGCGAACCATCCAGCGAACCGGGGTCGGCGCTCGGATCGTTAGCGTCGGATCGATAGACGAATGTTGGATCGGGGTTTTGGTTCATCGACTGTGCTTTCCGCCCCAAGCCAGCAATACATTTCGAAACGGTCGTGCGATGCTACCACCGGACGCCGCAAACTATCGGCGTCGCGATCGATCGACATCACCTTGCTGGACTAACGTTCGCGTCGTGCCAGCCGATCTTGCATTTGCCGTGTCAATTTCTTCACGACATCGGGATGCGATGGTGCAACGTTCACCGTTTCGCCGTCGCCAGATGCATGATCGTACAGTTCCACATGCCCCGACGGATGCAAAATCAATCGGAAGCGATCCGACCGGATGGTGGTCGCCTTGGTGTAGGAAACCGCTGTCCCGGCGGCCTGATCGTCATCAGCGAAAAGTGGCCGCAAGCTTTGCCCATGGGCAAATTCGGGCATTGGCAACAACGCCAGATCACACAGCGTTGGAAAGATGTCAATCGATTCCACGACACGGTTGACGACGCCGCCTCGTGACGCGGATCCGGGATCACGAATGATCAAAGGGGATCGCAACGCTTCCTCAAACAAAGCATGCTTCCCCCAAATCGCGTGCTCACCGAGATGCCAACCGTGGTCTCCCCACAGAACAACGATGGTATTGTCACTGACCGCCAGCTGATCCAATTGGTCCAACAGCTTGGCGACTTGGGCATCGGCATAGGAAACGCAAGCCGCATAGTGCCGACGGACTTCGGTGGCAAATTCATGATCGACGTTGGGATCACGTCCCCAACGGTTGTACTTCATGAATTCCCCTGACCGATGCCATGTCGTTTCGCCTTCCGGTTTTTGCGGATGCTCGATCGGCGGCAAAGAGACACCGTCATAGCGTTGCAAATACTTGGCCGGTGCGCCAAACGGCAAGTGAGGCCGAATCAAGCCGACGGCCAAGAACCATGGCTTCCCAGATGCGTCCCCCTGCAAACGCCGCATTTCAGTCAACGCCGTTTCGACAATCAATCCGTCGGGATAACTTTCATCGGGCCCATCGAACGCTTCGAATACATCCATCTTTCCCGCGTCGCTTCGGATTTGGCCATTGGCCAGCCCGTGCATCGCCCCGCGCGGATGCTTCCAAGGGCCGCAGGGCATCAAATGGCGATCCCAATCGCCTGGCATTTCCGGCTGGCTGCCATCGTCCCAATCCGCTCCCGCACGTCCACCAGGATGATGCGAGACCTTGCCGACCGACACGGCTGCGTAACCGTTGCGGCGAAACCAACCAGGCATCGTGGGATGATCCGCGTCATCGCCCTGTTTCAAAATGGTCTTGCCCCGATTCAACAGGGCGGCGTTTCCGTACGGCCCGTATCGTCCGGTCAACATGGCGTAGCGGGACGCACCACAGGTCGGGGCTTGGACATAGTGCCGCGTGAACCGAACGCCATCCTCGGCCAACGCATCAATCGCGGGTGACTGGATGTACGACTGACCGAAACAATTCAGTTCCGGTCTCAAATCATCGACACATATCAACAGAACGTTGGCGGGCGTCTGAATCTGTTCGTTCTTTTCAGCGGCGGTCGCCGAAAGCCCACCTAACACAATCCCCTGGGTCAATACAAACAGAAGCGAAAACAAACGCACGACAGGACACCTTTGCGGAACGAAGAAAACGGTTCCCCAGAAACCGGTGCTGCCGAATAGCGGCATTGCAGATCACACCGGTTCAGTTCGTGGAACAACCGGCAAATCAGAGGCGATACGGCTAGCGACCTTCAAAAAACCGCTTCAACGCCTCTTCGGCAGCGTTCTTAGAATCTACCGTACGGCGATGCTTGATGTGGTCAGGCAGCTTGCCAACCCTGGGGTTTTCGTCATCACCATCTTCATCAAGCGGATGCTCGTCGGCCTCTGCCGGGTCGATGCGAAACACCGAATCGTCCTTGCCCACGATGGCTTCGGCGGTTTCCGCTAGAAAACTGCCGGCGGACGTATCGGCGTATGCCGACTCGTCCATTGTCGTGTCGCCGCTGGGTTGAACATCTTCCTCATCGATCAAATTGCCTTGCGACAGGTCGTCCGATACGCCCAGGCTGAACGATGACTTCAGTTGCTCCAATTCCTCGAACAACTCGTCCACACTCTTGTTGGACTCGACCGGATTGGCGGCCTGCGTCGCAGCAGCGACATCGTCTTTCTTGCGACTGCCGCCCGATTCAATCGACGCAATGGTGTCCGGTGTCACCGCTTCACGCGACACCGAATCACGAATGGACACACGGAACAAGCGTTTACCGATCTTCAACGTGTCGCCGTGCCACAGCAAACACCATCGCTTCGGCTTGCAACGTGCCCCGTTGATCAAAGTGCCGTTGCGGCTTTCCAAATCACAGACAACCACGCGGTTCTTGTAGACCGCAATCTGGCAATGCCGGCGGCTGACGGACCGACTTTTCAGCCGCAGATGACAACCATCGTGCCGACCAATGACGAATCCCTTGGGATCCACAGGGTACCGCGAACCATTCGTTTCCGTGTTGCGGGAAACCAGGCTGATGCGGAATGGGCTGGCAGGATCATGTTCGGGGGCGTTCATCGTTGCCGATAGTCTATCCGGCAGCCATGAAGACACGATGAAGACTTGACGACCGTTGCGCAACAGATTGAATTTCCAATCAGCCACGAACCTGGCCAGACGCTCGCCGTCGCATTGGCAGAAATACGCTAGAAGCGTGTGCCTGTTTGGCGGCGTCACCGCGGGTGATCACCGACCCGACCTTAGGCGATCAAAGTACTGCTGCGTATGTTCTTGTTCGGCACGGGGAAGATTCTGATTCTCCAGCGGGTTGGCCGCTTCATCCAATTCACTCTCGATCACCGATTTCAGGTCTTCGCGGGTGACTCCCTTGCGGTTCGGTCCGTCGGCAAAACCGGCGATAATCGCTCGTCCCCGACGCACATCGCCACGAACTTGCGAGTCATAGAAATTGGTGTCGGTTTCCGATTCGGGGCGGTCGCCCTGGCCCGCCCCGCGGCCGAGTCCGTTGCCGGGTTTGTCCCCTTGCATCCCACCTTGGCACCCTTGGCAACCCATGCCCTGACATTGCTGACACCCCATCTGTTGCTTGGATTGCAGCAAGTCATCCATCGCCGATTGCAGGTCTTCCAGTTCTGACATTTCGTCGGCCATGTCGCCCAGTTGATCAGCCATCTGCTGCATGGCATCGGCCGCGGATGAAGCATCGCCCTGCTCCATTGCCTGGGCGGCGTTGGACATTGCTTCGGCCATCTGCTGCATCTTTTGCATCTGACCGTCTTGTTGACGCAATTGATCCAGCTTCTGTTGCATCTGTTCGGCGTCGGACGTGCGGCCCTCGCGCCGCGCCTGATCAATCTGTCGTTGCAGGTCCTGTTTTTTCTTCTCGTGATTTTCGACCGCCTGCTTCATCTGTTGTTGCATTTGCTTGACCTGCTCGGCCAGCTTTTTCTGGTCCGCTTTGGACAGGTTGCCTTCCCGCACTTTCTTTGCCAGATCTTTGATCATCTTTTGCGCGTCACCGAACTGACCGTCCTTGATGGCATCGGCGACCTTTTTCGCCGGTCCGGAATCCAGCCCCTTCATTTGCGACATTGCCCGGCGCATCTGCTCAGGTGATCCCAAGTTTTCACGCCGCTGATCCAACTGGTCTTTCAATTCGTTCAGCGCAATCAATGCCTCCTTGCGCGACATCTGTTTCTGCTGAGCGACCTTTTCCAGATCAGCTTCCATCTTTTCAAACAACTCACGCGCCTCTTCCAAACCTTCCGCTTCGGCGCGTTCTTTTTGTTCCTTCAGCGTCTTGCGAAGCTGACGTGCCACGGTTTGAACTTGCTTCGTTTCCGCCGAAACTTCGGTCGCCTCGATGACCGCCGACGGCGCGTCCCCATATTGTTTGACCAGCAAGAAAGCCGCGATACACACCGGCACCATCGACAGCGGCAACCATCCCAGACGGCTCGGACGCAAGGCAAAGCGGTCGGCCACCGCCAACTGCCCTGCCCTGACGTCGGCGTCGGAAACCAAAGCCTTGCCGAACTCCGTTTCACGCTGGGAATGCGACATGCCCATTGCGCTGCCGACACGTTCGCGCAAACCGAAACGTCGATCAACTTCTTCGGCTGCGGCCTGTCGACTTGGCGCGGACCAGCCGGCGATGCACGCGGCCACTGCCATTCCGCCACCCAATCCTGTGGCCACGCAACCGATCGCCCAATTCGTCAAATCGACCGGAACGTCCCACCAAACGACCGACACGATGGCCAGAGCCGCGATTGCCAAACCGACCGCGATGGTCCAGCAGCACAATCGGCCGAATCGTCCCAAAATCATTCGAATCCGGGCTCTGCTGACGGTGGATTCAATCGAATTCATGGGTTGCCGCCTGGAGAAGAGGTACGGTTCTAATAGGCAAAGGACGCCATTTTGTCACTTCGCCTGTCACTGGCGTGCCACTGGCACGCGTTTTTCACCTGTTCGCAGTATAGCGATCCGAACCACCACACCGCCCTTTTTTGACCTCAATCCGGCTCAAGATGCCGCTGCCGAGGTCCTGGACACTTGTCATGTCGTCACCGTCCGAAAAAATCGATCTGCCAGATCCAGATTCAATGGAATCATCGGACGTCGTCATTTACGACGGGCAATGCAATTTCTGTCGCGCCCAAGTTCAACGCTTGCATCGCCTGGATCTTAGCGGCCGTTTGACGTTTCTTTCGCTGCATGACGACCGCGTCAACGATCGGTACCCAGACTTGCAGTACGAAGATCTGATGCAACAGATGTATGTCGTCGACCAGAACGGCGACGCCCACGGTGGCAGCGAAGCGGTGCGTTATCTGTCGCGTCGCTTACCCT is from Crateriforma conspicua and encodes:
- a CDS encoding FHA domain-containing protein, whose translation is MNAPEHDPASPFRISLVSRNTETNGSRYPVDPKGFVIGRHDGCHLRLKSRSVSRRHCQIAVYKNRVVVCDLESRNGTLINGARCKPKRWCLLWHGDTLKIGKRLFRVSIRDSVSREAVTPDTIASIESGGSRKKDDVAAATQAANPVESNKSVDELFEELEQLKSSFSLGVSDDLSQGNLIDEEDVQPSGDTTMDESAYADTSAGSFLAETAEAIVGKDDSVFRIDPAEADEHPLDEDGDDENPRVGKLPDHIKHRRTVDSKNAAEEALKRFFEGR
- a CDS encoding CPBP family intramembrane glutamic endopeptidase translates to MNQNPDPTFVYRSDANDPSADPGSLDGSQGRRVPGGDADSMSGDVSANGRPRVWTVFVALMLGLVLAVGFQVLWGIAMGVIEAGRGTPPQQIGPKLMSLLTDPWVFLLILVMSQAGFLLAAWIGISRSPVPWRQRISWRRPRAGWHVYPVTMLSSLLPLAFGLWAAIQVAKVIPADTSLEGLFDNFTVASGIAFVVLIGLLPGVIEEVLFRGYVQTRLVHRWGAVIGIAVTSILFALVHGGPHAIAAAAGLGCWFGYLAYRSDSIWPTIGCHIFVNSGLNAYRLLVMWLGWTEETQTVVGWSATIVGAIFFAVCLWPGYWQSARERDADDADAVEMPETVLGGR
- a CDS encoding sulfatase, with the translated sequence MRLFSLLFVLTQGIVLGGLSATAAEKNEQIQTPANVLLICVDDLRPELNCFGQSYIQSPAIDALAEDGVRFTRHYVQAPTCGASRYAMLTGRYGPYGNAALLNRGKTILKQGDDADHPTMPGWFRRNGYAAVSVGKVSHHPGGRAGADWDDGSQPEMPGDWDRHLMPCGPWKHPRGAMHGLANGQIRSDAGKMDVFEAFDGPDESYPDGLIVETALTEMRRLQGDASGKPWFLAVGLIRPHLPFGAPAKYLQRYDGVSLPPIEHPQKPEGETTWHRSGEFMKYNRWGRDPNVDHEFATEVRRHYAACVSYADAQVAKLLDQLDQLAVSDNTIVVLWGDHGWHLGEHAIWGKHALFEEALRSPLIIRDPGSASRGGVVNRVVESIDIFPTLCDLALLPMPEFAHGQSLRPLFADDDQAAGTAVSYTKATTIRSDRFRLILHPSGHVELYDHASGDGETVNVAPSHPDVVKKLTRQMQDRLARRER
- a CDS encoding thiol-disulfide oxidoreductase DCC family protein, yielding MSSPSEKIDLPDPDSMESSDVVIYDGQCNFCRAQVQRLHRLDLSGRLTFLSLHDDRVNDRYPDLQYEDLMQQMYVVDQNGDAHGGSEAVRYLSRRLPLLWPAVPILHLPGTASLWRWLYQQVAKRRYRLAGKSCDGDTCSIHLR